A region from the Longimicrobium terrae genome encodes:
- a CDS encoding RagB/SusD family nutrient uptake outer membrane protein produces the protein MKSRITVLALAAATAGLGGCKDLVETPVSGVTGEYFATPEGADAATSGAYARLRDYYGQQQEIYLGWAGTDVWKRGEQLVANGAGCWNDYTPQMSPTGCTNENRDMWQQSYFAINSANTAIQYIGASTALAPALQATRLGEMRFLRALYYHNLVRNYGAVHLTLAPTEGAVVTASRTAPAEIYAQAIIPDLEFAVANLPATQSQRGRATKGAAQTLLAEVYLTRGAPGDFDRARDLTTAVIGSGTYTLNASYRSLFCGPERPTGPCDFVPATETNPEYVFQVQFSGDGVQGRDLYGNSLHWYITMAYDAGLNAPGISRSLEYGRPFRRVSPTRYTIDLWNRATDSRYAATFQTVWRSNNGSSEPGRGGDTAIYLPGTDVVDPIYTTNKRYRTLGQNQYTELHFPTLLKWQDQTKANVAAGPSQRDRHLWRLADVYLLRAEANIRAGRGAEAIADFNVIRRRAAFPGMESANELSAAQADSARGPVATQGLELLLNERARELTGEEQRWYVLARTGKLGERVRRYNPTATGFTEPKHLLRPIPQQQIDATEGNAAAFPQNPGY, from the coding sequence ATGAAGAGCAGAATCACGGTCCTGGCGCTGGCCGCGGCGACGGCCGGTCTGGGCGGATGCAAGGACCTGGTGGAAACGCCGGTTTCCGGCGTCACCGGCGAGTACTTCGCCACGCCGGAGGGCGCCGACGCGGCCACCTCCGGCGCGTACGCCCGCCTGCGCGACTACTACGGGCAGCAGCAGGAGATCTACCTGGGATGGGCGGGCACGGACGTGTGGAAGCGCGGCGAGCAGCTGGTGGCCAACGGCGCCGGCTGCTGGAACGACTACACGCCGCAGATGTCGCCCACGGGGTGCACCAACGAAAACCGCGACATGTGGCAGCAGTCGTACTTCGCCATCAACTCGGCGAACACGGCCATCCAGTACATCGGCGCGTCCACGGCGCTGGCCCCGGCGCTGCAGGCCACGCGGCTGGGTGAAATGCGGTTTCTGCGCGCCCTGTACTACCACAACCTGGTGCGCAACTACGGCGCGGTGCACCTGACGCTGGCGCCCACCGAGGGCGCGGTGGTCACGGCCAGCCGCACCGCCCCGGCGGAGATCTACGCGCAGGCCATCATCCCCGACCTGGAGTTCGCGGTCGCCAACCTGCCGGCCACGCAGTCGCAGCGCGGCCGCGCTACCAAGGGCGCCGCGCAGACGCTGCTGGCCGAGGTGTACCTCACCCGCGGCGCGCCGGGCGACTTCGACCGGGCGCGCGACCTGACGACGGCGGTCATCGGCAGCGGAACGTACACGCTGAACGCCAGCTACCGCTCGCTCTTCTGCGGGCCGGAGCGCCCCACGGGCCCGTGCGACTTTGTCCCCGCCACGGAAACCAATCCGGAGTACGTGTTCCAGGTGCAGTTCAGCGGCGACGGGGTGCAGGGGCGCGACCTCTACGGCAACAGCCTGCACTGGTACATCACCATGGCGTACGACGCGGGGCTCAACGCCCCGGGCATTTCCCGCTCGCTGGAGTACGGCCGCCCGTTCCGCCGGGTGAGCCCCACGCGCTACACCATCGACCTGTGGAACCGCGCCACCGACAGCCGCTACGCCGCCACCTTCCAGACGGTGTGGCGCAGCAACAACGGCTCGTCGGAGCCGGGCCGCGGCGGCGACACCGCCATCTACCTGCCCGGCACGGACGTGGTGGACCCCATCTACACCACCAACAAGCGGTACCGCACGCTGGGGCAGAACCAGTACACCGAGCTGCACTTTCCCACGCTGCTCAAGTGGCAGGACCAGACCAAGGCCAACGTGGCCGCAGGCCCCAGCCAGCGCGACCGGCACCTGTGGCGCTTGGCGGATGTGTACCTGCTGCGCGCGGAGGCCAACATCCGGGCCGGGCGCGGCGCCGAGGCCATCGCCGACTTCAACGTGATCCGGCGGCGCGCGGCGTTTCCGGGGATGGAGTCCGCCAACGAGCTGAGCGCGGCGCAGGCCGACAGCGCGCGCGGCCCCGTCGCCACGCAGGGGCTAGAGCTGCTGCTGAACGAGCGGGCACGGGAGCTTACGGGCGAGGAGCAGCGGTGGTACGTGCTGGCCCGCACCGGCAAGCTGGGCGAGCGGGTGCGCCGCTACAACCCGACGGCGACCGGCTTTACGGAGCCCAAGCACCTGCTGCGCCCCATTCCGCAGCAGCAGATCGACGCCACCGAAGGCAACGCCGCGGCGTTCCCGCAGAACCCCGGCTACTGA
- a CDS encoding TonB-dependent receptor plug domain-containing protein → MHPRSRPSAVLRAAAVLALSACAPSVAPGPQPAPEEEQVGTGYGTERRATSTAAVSSLAEDDMPRGGNTTLVELLDRVPGVTVNRRGGGQFTVRVRGSRTFAGSDEPLFVVDGMPRTLTSLEAIAPSSIVRIELLKDAGTLAGYGARGANGVILITTRDAP, encoded by the coding sequence ATGCACCCGCGCTCCCGTCCATCCGCCGTCCTCCGCGCCGCCGCCGTGCTGGCGCTGTCCGCCTGCGCGCCGTCCGTCGCGCCTGGACCGCAACCCGCGCCCGAGGAGGAGCAGGTGGGCACCGGCTACGGCACCGAGCGCCGCGCCACCAGCACCGCCGCCGTCTCGTCGCTGGCGGAAGACGACATGCCCCGGGGCGGCAACACCACGCTCGTCGAGTTGCTGGACCGCGTGCCCGGCGTGACGGTGAACCGGCGGGGCGGCGGGCAGTTCACGGTTCGCGTGCGCGGCTCGCGCACATTCGCGGGGAGCGACGAGCCGCTGTTCGTGGTGGATGGGATGCCGCGGACGCTCACCTCGCTGGAAGCCATCGCGCCGTCCAGCATCGTGCGCATCGAGCTGCTCAAGGACGCGGGCACCCTGGCCGGGTACGGCGCGCGCGGCGCCAACGGGGTGATCCTCATCACCACCCGCGACGCGCCCTGA
- a CDS encoding glycoside hydrolase family 3 N-terminal domain-containing protein — MTRYRDSGVPAHERVADLLSRMTVDEKAAQMMCVWQKKAETLVDEHGAFSADKARAAFADGNGIGQVGRPSDAGGSGHEPEKGRGPRQMAELTNAIQKFFIEESRLGIPVIFHEECLHGLAAVGSTSFPQPIALASTWNPELVESLYAMTAHEARVRGTHQALTPVVDVARDARWGRVEETFGEDPHLVSRMGVAAVRGFQGDASFQDGTRVLATMKHFVAHGQPEAGMNCAPVNVSMRELREVFLPPFEAAIREGGAASVMASYNEVDGVPSHASEWLLRDVLRQEWGFEGFVVSDYYAIWELNDRPDTHGHWVAADKREACALAVRAGVNIEFPEPDCYLHLAELVADGTLSEAQLDDMVAPMLLWKFRMGLFDDPYVDPAEAERVVGSEENRKLAHQAACESITLLKNDGVLPLDAAKLSTIAVVGPNAGRALLGGYSGVPPRTVSVLDGIRARAGESVEVLYAEGCKITVGGSWNEDAVVASDPKQDRKQIAEAVEIAALADVIIVAVGENEQTSREAWSRAHMGDRTSLDLVGRQQELVDAMIATGKPVIVLLFNGRPLALPAIKEHAPAILECWYLGQETGHAVAEILFGDADPSGRLPISFPRSVGHLPVFYNHKPSARRGYLWDDASPLWAFGEGIGYTTFSIDNVRLDDAEIGIDGTTRVLADVTNTGDRAGTQTVQMYVRDRVSSVTRPVKELKGFRRVTLQPGQTETVQIPIGPEQLAFWDVRMNRVVEPGEFEIRVGASSRDADLQTVVLRVTG, encoded by the coding sequence ATGACGCGTTACCGCGATTCCGGAGTCCCCGCGCACGAGCGGGTGGCGGACCTGCTGTCCCGCATGACGGTGGACGAAAAGGCCGCGCAGATGATGTGCGTCTGGCAGAAGAAGGCCGAGACGCTGGTGGATGAGCACGGCGCGTTCAGCGCGGACAAGGCGCGCGCGGCGTTCGCCGACGGCAACGGCATCGGCCAGGTGGGCCGCCCCAGCGACGCCGGCGGCAGCGGGCACGAGCCGGAAAAGGGCCGCGGCCCCCGGCAGATGGCCGAGCTGACCAACGCCATCCAGAAGTTCTTCATCGAAGAAAGCCGCCTCGGCATCCCCGTGATCTTTCACGAGGAGTGCCTGCACGGGCTGGCGGCCGTGGGTTCGACGAGCTTTCCGCAGCCCATCGCGCTGGCCTCCACGTGGAATCCCGAACTCGTGGAGTCGCTGTACGCCATGACGGCGCACGAGGCCCGCGTCCGCGGTACGCACCAGGCGCTCACGCCGGTGGTGGACGTGGCGCGCGACGCCCGCTGGGGCCGTGTGGAAGAAACGTTCGGCGAAGACCCGCACCTGGTTTCGCGCATGGGCGTGGCCGCCGTCCGCGGCTTTCAGGGCGACGCGAGCTTTCAGGACGGCACGCGCGTGCTGGCTACCATGAAGCACTTCGTCGCGCACGGGCAGCCGGAGGCGGGAATGAACTGCGCCCCGGTGAACGTGTCCATGCGCGAACTGCGCGAAGTCTTTCTCCCCCCGTTCGAGGCGGCCATCCGCGAGGGCGGGGCGGCCAGCGTCATGGCCAGCTACAACGAGGTGGACGGCGTTCCGTCGCACGCCAGCGAGTGGCTGCTGCGTGACGTGCTGCGCCAGGAGTGGGGCTTCGAGGGCTTCGTGGTCAGCGACTACTACGCCATCTGGGAACTCAACGACCGCCCCGACACGCACGGCCACTGGGTCGCGGCCGACAAGCGCGAGGCGTGCGCGCTGGCCGTCCGCGCCGGCGTCAACATCGAGTTCCCCGAGCCGGACTGCTACCTCCACCTGGCCGAACTGGTGGCGGACGGAACGCTTTCCGAGGCGCAGCTGGACGACATGGTCGCCCCCATGCTGCTGTGGAAGTTCCGCATGGGGCTGTTCGACGATCCGTACGTCGATCCCGCGGAGGCGGAGCGCGTCGTGGGCTCGGAGGAGAACCGGAAGCTGGCGCACCAGGCCGCGTGCGAGTCCATCACCCTGCTCAAGAACGACGGCGTCCTTCCGCTGGATGCGGCCAAGCTGTCGACGATCGCCGTCGTGGGGCCGAACGCGGGGCGCGCGCTGCTGGGCGGCTACAGCGGTGTCCCCCCGCGCACTGTCAGCGTGCTGGACGGCATCCGCGCGCGTGCCGGCGAATCCGTCGAAGTCCTCTACGCCGAAGGCTGCAAGATCACCGTCGGCGGCTCGTGGAACGAGGACGCGGTCGTCGCCTCCGATCCCAAGCAGGACCGCAAGCAGATCGCGGAAGCGGTGGAGATCGCCGCGCTGGCGGACGTCATCATCGTAGCGGTGGGCGAGAACGAGCAGACGTCGCGCGAGGCGTGGTCGCGCGCGCACATGGGCGACCGCACCTCCCTCGATCTGGTCGGGCGGCAGCAGGAACTGGTGGACGCCATGATCGCGACGGGAAAGCCCGTCATCGTCCTCCTCTTCAACGGCCGCCCGCTCGCGCTTCCCGCCATCAAGGAGCACGCGCCCGCCATCCTGGAATGCTGGTATCTGGGCCAGGAAACCGGGCACGCCGTGGCGGAAATCCTCTTCGGCGACGCCGATCCGTCGGGACGCCTGCCGATCAGCTTTCCGCGCTCCGTGGGTCATCTGCCCGTCTTCTACAACCACAAGCCCTCCGCCCGCCGCGGCTACCTGTGGGACGACGCCTCTCCCCTGTGGGCGTTCGGCGAAGGCATCGGCTACACGACGTTTTCGATCGATAACGTGCGGCTGGATGACGCGGAGATTGGGATCGACGGAACCACGCGCGTGCTGGCGGACGTGACCAACACGGGCGACCGCGCGGGGACGCAAACGGTGCAGATGTACGTGCGCGACCGGGTGAGCTCCGTCACGCGGCCCGTCAAGGAACTCAAGGGATTCCGGCGCGTCACGCTGCAGCCCGGGCAGACGGAGACGGTGCAGATCCCCATCGGCCCGGAGCAGCTGGCGTTCTGGGACGTGCGCATGAACCGGGTGGTGGAGCCCGGCGAGTTTGAAATCCGCGTGGGCGCCTCGTCGCGCGACGCGGACCTGCAGACGGTCGTTCTGCGGGTCACCGGCTGA
- a CDS encoding MFS transporter: MAQTIEAAAVPVASGPRAADGTEKLSVREKVGYSLGDTAANFIFQTMIIFQLAFYTDTFGISAAAAGTLFLVVRVFDAVFDPVMGIIADRTNTRWGKFRPWILWTAVPFGIMGLLTFTTPDLSPSGKLFYAYTTYIILMMVYSANNLPYSALSGVMTGDVGERTSLSQYRFIFAMLAQLVIQGLALPMVNYFGQGNDAVGYQWTMGIFSVLAIAFFFITFSTTKERILPPPDQEQNVSRDFADLGRNRPWLVMFVLTLVLFITLALRGGTVFYYFRYYVGRENLFSMFNVLGTATTILGVILSKPLGLRYGKRNLFIGGLAFTTLFTAAFAVIPREAVTMMFAAEMLRQFAYGFTIPLLWAMMADVADYSEWKNNRRATAIVFSAIVFALKAGLGFGGAIGAWLLAAYGYVPNVEQSARALDGIRMSMSVYPAIAFGLCTVILCFYRIDRRMETTIADELAARRRAFSHTPIASAP; this comes from the coding sequence ATGGCGCAGACGATAGAGGCGGCCGCGGTCCCGGTGGCGTCCGGGCCGCGCGCGGCGGATGGAACCGAGAAGCTTTCCGTACGGGAGAAGGTGGGCTACAGCCTGGGGGATACGGCGGCCAACTTCATCTTCCAGACGATGATCATCTTTCAGCTTGCCTTTTACACCGACACCTTCGGGATCTCGGCGGCGGCGGCGGGCACGCTGTTCCTGGTAGTGCGCGTGTTCGACGCCGTGTTCGATCCGGTGATGGGCATCATCGCCGACCGCACCAACACGCGCTGGGGCAAGTTCCGCCCGTGGATCCTGTGGACGGCCGTCCCCTTCGGCATCATGGGGCTGCTGACCTTTACCACGCCGGACCTGTCGCCCAGCGGGAAGCTGTTCTACGCCTACACCACCTACATCATCCTCATGATGGTGTACAGCGCCAACAACCTCCCCTATTCCGCCCTCAGCGGCGTGATGACGGGCGACGTGGGCGAGCGCACCAGCCTGAGCCAGTACCGCTTCATCTTTGCCATGCTCGCCCAGCTCGTCATCCAGGGCCTGGCGCTGCCGATGGTGAACTACTTTGGCCAGGGCAACGACGCGGTGGGCTACCAGTGGACCATGGGCATCTTCAGCGTCCTGGCCATCGCCTTCTTCTTCATCACCTTCTCCACCACCAAGGAGCGGATTCTTCCGCCGCCGGACCAGGAGCAGAACGTCAGCCGCGACTTCGCGGACCTGGGACGCAACCGGCCGTGGCTGGTCATGTTCGTCCTGACGCTCGTGCTCTTCATCACCCTCGCCCTGCGCGGCGGGACGGTGTTCTACTACTTCCGCTACTACGTGGGGCGCGAAAACCTGTTCAGCATGTTCAACGTGCTGGGCACGGCGACGACGATCCTGGGCGTCATCCTCAGCAAGCCGCTGGGGCTGCGCTACGGCAAGCGCAACCTGTTCATCGGCGGGCTGGCGTTCACCACGCTGTTCACGGCCGCGTTCGCCGTCATCCCGCGCGAGGCGGTGACGATGATGTTCGCGGCGGAGATGCTGCGGCAGTTCGCGTACGGATTCACCATCCCGCTGCTCTGGGCGATGATGGCCGACGTGGCGGACTACTCGGAGTGGAAGAACAACCGGCGCGCGACGGCCATCGTGTTCTCGGCCATCGTGTTCGCGCTCAAGGCGGGGCTGGGCTTCGGCGGGGCGATCGGGGCATGGCTGCTGGCGGCCTACGGCTACGTTCCCAACGTGGAGCAGAGCGCGCGGGCGCTGGACGGCATCCGCATGAGCATGAGCGTGTACCCGGCCATCGCCTTCGGCCTGTGCACTGTCATCCTCTGCTTCTACCGCATCGACCGGCGGATGGAAACCACGATCGCGGATGAGCTTGCCGCCCGCCGCCGCGCCTTTTCGCACACGCCCATCGCCAGCGCACCGTGA
- a CDS encoding endo-1,4-beta-xylanase, translating to MKMQTRGALAAVLLPAALAAQPGRMEPPAPVSSFPSLKAAYPGLRMGTTLNLDEVYGRDLRGGEIIRHHFSAISPENLLKWESAQPQPGRFAFEAADRYVELGERNGQFIVGHALVWHSQTPAWVFQNADGSPASRDTLLARMRNHIHTVVGRYRGRIGGWDVVNEALDEDGTLRRSPWLNIIGPDFIAQAFRFANEADPQAELYYNDYSLENPAKRAGAVRLIRDLQRQGVRVTAVGLQGHHKMDWPTIAAEDSTITAFADLGVKVAITELDIDVLPRVVPGNTAEISARGEAAGCNCESNPYVLGMPDSVQQALAQRYAQFFDLYRRRSDVVKRVTFWGVSDDDSWLNDWPLRGRTNHPLLFGWRGEPKAAFFAVLRAASPGGGQAATATQSEPE from the coding sequence ATGAAGATGCAGACGCGCGGCGCCCTGGCCGCGGTTCTCCTGCCCGCCGCGCTGGCCGCCCAGCCGGGACGGATGGAGCCGCCCGCGCCGGTGTCGTCGTTCCCGTCGCTCAAGGCCGCGTACCCCGGCCTGCGGATGGGAACCACGCTGAACCTGGACGAGGTGTACGGGCGCGACCTGCGCGGCGGCGAGATCATCCGCCACCACTTCAGCGCCATCAGCCCGGAGAACCTGCTGAAGTGGGAGTCCGCGCAGCCGCAGCCGGGGCGCTTCGCCTTTGAGGCGGCGGACCGCTACGTGGAGCTGGGGGAGCGCAACGGGCAGTTCATCGTGGGGCACGCGCTGGTGTGGCACAGCCAGACGCCCGCGTGGGTCTTTCAGAACGCGGACGGCTCGCCGGCCAGCCGCGACACGCTGCTGGCGCGGATGCGCAACCACATCCACACCGTCGTGGGCCGGTATCGCGGCCGCATCGGGGGATGGGACGTGGTGAACGAGGCGCTGGACGAGGACGGCACGCTGCGCCGCTCGCCCTGGCTCAACATCATCGGCCCGGACTTCATCGCGCAGGCGTTCCGCTTCGCCAACGAGGCCGATCCGCAGGCGGAGCTGTACTACAACGACTACTCGCTGGAAAATCCCGCCAAGCGCGCCGGTGCCGTCCGCCTGATCCGCGACCTGCAGCGGCAGGGCGTGCGGGTGACGGCGGTGGGGCTGCAGGGCCACCACAAGATGGATTGGCCGACAATTGCCGCAGAGGACAGCACCATCACCGCGTTCGCCGACCTGGGCGTGAAGGTGGCCATCACCGAGCTGGACATCGACGTGCTGCCGCGCGTGGTGCCCGGCAACACGGCGGAGATTTCGGCGCGCGGCGAGGCGGCGGGGTGCAACTGCGAGTCGAACCCGTACGTGCTGGGGATGCCGGACTCGGTGCAGCAGGCGCTGGCGCAGCGGTACGCGCAGTTCTTTGACCTGTACCGCCGCCGATCGGACGTGGTGAAGCGGGTGACGTTCTGGGGCGTGTCGGACGATGACTCGTGGCTCAACGACTGGCCCCTGCGCGGGCGGACGAACCACCCGCTGCTCTTTGGGTGGCGCGGCGAGCCCAAGGCGGCCTTCTTCGCCGTCCTGCGCGCCGCCTCGCCCGGTGGCGGACAGGCGGCCACGGCCACGCAGTCGGAGCCGGAGTAG
- a CDS encoding aldo/keto reductase, whose protein sequence is MEHRELGRTGWKVSAIGYGAWAIGGDAWGRTDDAESLRSLHRAIDLGVNFIDTADVYGDGHSERLIGQVLRERPGEELVVATKAGRRLDPHVASGYDRRNLTAFAERSLTNLGVDRIDLLQLHCPPGEVYHMPEVFGVLDDLVAAGTIRHYGVSVERVDEALAAIRHPAVQSVQIIVNMFRLKPAEQFFAAAREARVGILARVPLASGLLSGKMRADTPFSAEDHRRFNRRGEAFDQGETFSGVEFEAGLAAVEELRALVPEGATLAQVALRWILMFPEVTTTIPGARDARQAKANVHAAGLPPLSAEAMAKVRDVYDRHFRAAVHPRW, encoded by the coding sequence GTGGAGCATCGTGAACTGGGCCGCACCGGGTGGAAGGTGTCGGCCATCGGCTACGGCGCCTGGGCCATTGGCGGCGACGCCTGGGGCCGCACCGACGACGCCGAGTCGCTGCGGTCGCTGCACCGCGCCATCGACCTGGGCGTAAACTTCATCGACACGGCCGACGTGTACGGCGACGGCCACAGCGAGCGGCTGATCGGCCAGGTGCTGCGCGAGCGCCCGGGCGAGGAGCTTGTCGTCGCCACCAAGGCCGGCCGCCGGCTGGACCCGCACGTGGCGTCCGGCTACGACCGCAGAAACCTGACGGCCTTTGCCGAGCGCAGCCTGACGAACCTGGGCGTGGACCGCATCGACCTGCTGCAGCTGCACTGTCCGCCCGGCGAGGTCTACCACATGCCGGAGGTGTTCGGCGTGCTGGACGACCTGGTGGCGGCGGGAACGATCCGCCACTACGGCGTCAGCGTGGAGCGGGTGGACGAGGCGCTGGCCGCCATCCGCCACCCCGCCGTGCAGTCGGTGCAGATCATCGTCAACATGTTCCGCCTGAAGCCCGCGGAACAGTTCTTTGCCGCCGCGCGCGAGGCCAGGGTCGGCATCCTGGCCCGCGTTCCGCTCGCCAGCGGGCTGCTGAGCGGAAAGATGCGCGCGGACACGCCGTTCTCCGCGGAGGACCATCGCCGCTTCAACCGGCGCGGCGAGGCGTTCGACCAAGGCGAAACGTTCAGCGGGGTGGAGTTCGAGGCCGGCCTGGCCGCGGTGGAGGAACTCCGCGCGCTCGTTCCTGAAGGCGCCACGCTGGCGCAGGTGGCGCTCCGCTGGATCCTGATGTTCCCCGAAGTGACGACCACCATTCCCGGGGCCCGCGACGCGCGGCAGGCGAAGGCCAACGTGCACGCCGCCGGGCTTCCGCCGCTCTCCGCCGAGGCGATGGCCAAGGTCCGCGACGTGTACGATCGCCACTTCCGCGCCGCGGTGCATCCGCGCTGGTAG
- a CDS encoding FadR/GntR family transcriptional regulator: MKDALAPVMKQSLADKLAQLIWQLIQTSGYKAGDRLPTIMEMAQRFQVGHPTVREALRKLETMGTVEIRHGSGVYVTRSDDVLVLASPGYAGEVTKKLLLDLIQARIPIEVQSVALASRNATAEHLAELRSLLDNAGRSLDDDALLNRINMEFHRSIALSSGNMVLTQLLDVLRELFAEEQRLILDIFGSRRRDHEEHVEILAALEARDEALAVERMRLHLEGVHKALLRWDSEKHPVK, from the coding sequence ATGAAAGACGCGTTGGCGCCGGTGATGAAGCAGAGCCTGGCCGACAAGCTGGCCCAGCTGATCTGGCAGCTGATCCAGACGTCCGGGTACAAGGCGGGCGACAGGCTTCCCACCATCATGGAGATGGCCCAGCGCTTTCAGGTGGGGCACCCCACCGTCCGCGAGGCGCTGCGCAAGCTGGAAACGATGGGCACGGTGGAGATCCGCCACGGCTCCGGCGTGTACGTCACCCGCAGCGACGACGTGCTGGTGCTGGCCAGCCCCGGCTACGCGGGCGAGGTCACCAAGAAGCTGCTGCTGGATCTGATCCAGGCGCGCATCCCCATCGAGGTGCAGTCCGTGGCGCTGGCGTCGCGCAACGCCACGGCCGAGCACCTGGCCGAGCTGCGCAGCCTGCTGGACAATGCCGGCCGCAGCCTGGACGACGACGCGCTGCTGAACCGTATCAACATGGAGTTTCACCGCTCCATCGCGCTCAGCAGCGGCAACATGGTGCTCACGCAGCTGCTGGACGTGCTGCGCGAACTGTTTGCCGAAGAGCAGCGGCTGATTCTGGACATCTTCGGCTCGCGCCGCCGCGACCACGAGGAGCACGTGGAGATCCTGGCCGCGCTGGAGGCCCGCGACGAGGCGCTGGCAGTAGAGCGCATGCGGCTGCACCTGGAAGGCGTGCACAAGGCGCTGCTGCGCTGGGATTCGGAGAAGCACCCGGTCAAGTAG
- a CDS encoding lysozyme inhibitor LprI family protein, which translates to MRMPAWPALAIVLLAGCHAPREGSVDVRETQAASPAVGQSFAQARPECDAPMPIVEKNACLARELAMAEAELRRTEAAILQSLPDSVAAATFRRAARAGTEYRDLLCLSLYQSYQGGSLGGMSIMLCKIRLTRERTRAEKEQFTMNG; encoded by the coding sequence ATGCGGATGCCGGCCTGGCCGGCTCTCGCGATCGTGCTGCTCGCCGGGTGCCACGCGCCTCGCGAGGGCAGCGTCGATGTACGTGAAACCCAAGCCGCCTCGCCCGCCGTTGGCCAGTCTTTCGCGCAGGCCCGGCCGGAGTGCGACGCGCCGATGCCCATCGTGGAAAAGAATGCGTGCCTGGCGCGCGAACTGGCGATGGCGGAAGCCGAGCTGCGCCGCACGGAAGCCGCGATCCTGCAATCGCTTCCGGACTCCGTGGCGGCCGCAACATTCCGGCGGGCGGCCCGTGCCGGGACCGAGTATCGCGACCTGCTCTGTCTCAGCCTGTACCAGTCGTACCAGGGAGGGAGTCTGGGCGGCATGTCGATCATGCTCTGCAAGATCCGCCTGACGCGTGAACGGACGCGTGCCGAAAAAGAGCAGTTTACCATGAATGGATGA
- a CDS encoding PqqD family peptide modification chaperone — translation MLNLFRRGSAATAAAPGPEARFRHSPQVTSTREGDRTVLLDHRGGAYFGLDEVGTRLWELLGGGSSLNEVAGALAAEYDAPADVLRRDTIELVSRLRAAGLVVEG, via the coding sequence GTGCTGAACCTGTTTCGCCGTGGCAGCGCAGCGACCGCCGCGGCGCCCGGACCGGAGGCGCGCTTCCGCCATTCGCCGCAGGTGACGTCCACGCGCGAGGGAGACCGCACCGTGCTGCTGGATCACCGCGGCGGCGCGTACTTCGGGCTGGACGAGGTGGGCACGCGCCTGTGGGAGCTGCTCGGCGGCGGATCGTCGCTGAACGAGGTGGCGGGCGCGCTCGCCGCGGAGTACGACGCGCCTGCGGACGTCTTGCGCCGCGACACGATAGAGCTTGTTTCGCGCCTTCGCGCAGCCGGACTGGTGGTGGAAGGATGA
- a CDS encoding lasso peptide biosynthesis B2 protein has protein sequence MTSRPSPEAPGVLRSMLTLLAVRLHLKTRGFGRSVARARWMAERAPVAGFDPDLPERTAHRVAVAGAFFPGRAVCLEQSLSLYLLLRRRGVPAELRLGVTPSPFHAHAWVELHGEPVNEDAETVAKFLPMPVAPA, from the coding sequence ATGACCAGCCGTCCATCTCCCGAAGCACCGGGCGTGCTGCGCTCCATGCTCACGCTGCTCGCGGTGCGCCTGCACCTCAAGACGCGCGGATTCGGGCGCTCGGTGGCCCGCGCGCGGTGGATGGCGGAGCGCGCGCCCGTGGCGGGGTTTGATCCGGACCTGCCGGAGCGCACGGCGCACCGGGTGGCCGTCGCGGGCGCCTTCTTTCCCGGCCGCGCCGTCTGCCTGGAGCAGTCGCTGTCGCTCTACCTTCTCCTTCGCCGCCGCGGCGTCCCGGCGGAATTGCGGCTGGGCGTGACCCCGTCGCCCTTTCACGCGCACGCCTGGGTGGAACTCCACGGCGAGCCGGTGAACGAGGACGCGGAAACGGTCGCCAAGTTCCTTCCCATGCCCGTCGCCCCCGCATGA